The Actinomycetota bacterium nucleotide sequence CGCCGAGGTATCCAGCCTGGCCTTCAGGCGGGCCGAGGGATCGCCGGACTCCTCCACCTTGCTCCCGAAGACGATCGCCACGTCCGAGGCTTCAACACCGGGGGTCATTCCGGCGGCGACCAGGTAAACCGCTAACAGGCATGCGGCCGGCGCAGCCAGGTAGACGATCCGCCGCAGAACCTTCACTGCGACGGCTACCGCTCGGTCGGGTTCCCCGCCTGCTGCCAGCCCTGGATCCCGCCGGCCATCGAGACGACGTTCGAGTAGCCGAGCTTCTGCAGGTAGTAGCCGCCGATCAAAGACCGCACGCCGGTGGCGCAGTAGACCACGATGCGGTCGTCCTTGTGGGCGGTGAGCGTCTCGTCGGCGAACTTCGAGTCCGGGTCTCCGGCGTCCGGGATCTCGTCCAGGACGATGCGGACGGCGCCCGGGACGTACCCCTTGCGCAGCTCGTGGGCCTCCCGGACGTCAAGGAATATTCCCACCGTGCCGGCATCCAGCTCCGCCGCGGCGTCCTGCGGACTCACCTCGGGAACGCTCTTTCGGGCCTGCTGAAGAATCGACTGTCGCTGGCTTGGGTCCATGGGTCCTCCAAATTGAGTTTTCCCCCACCGGCGAGGCGATAGCCGAGTGGTTTATGGTCGAGCATATGCGCGTTAGAAAACTCGTCGCCCTGGCAGCCGCCTGGGTGCTCGTCGCCGCCTTCCCGGTGAGCGCCCGCACCGACGACCCCCTCTACGACCAGATCTGGGGGATGCGCCGCATCGGGGCTGAGGCCGCGTGGCAATTCTCCCGGGGCGAAGGGGTTGTCATCGCGGTGATCGACACCGGGGTCGACCTCGAACACCCCGACCTCAAGGACCAACTCGTTACGGGGTTGAGCGTGGTCGGTGAAGGCCAGCCGGACGACAAGCACGGCCACGGCAGCTTGATTGCAGGGATCGCGGCCGCAAAGTCGGACAACGGCGAGGGTATCTCCGGGGTGGCCCCCGATGCCAAGGTGCTGCCCGTACGGGTCTTCGACGCCGCCGGGAGCGCCACCTCGAGCAGCGTCGCCCGCGCCATCCGCTTTGCGGTCGACGCAGCCGACCGCCGGCACGCCAAGCTGGTCCTCAACCTGAGCTTCGTCGGTCCGTCCCAGCCCCAGTCGGTGGTGGACGGTGACCCGGGCTCCGCGATCTTCGGCGACGAGGCGGTCAAGCGGGCGATCGCAGACGCCGCCGCCGCCGGCGCGGTGGTAGTGACCGCGGCAGGCAACGAGTCCGCCCCGCACACCGCTTTCGACCCACCGAGCCACCAGGGGATCATCGTCGTGGGAGCCAGCGACAAAGAGGACAAGTGCACCGGTTTCACCAACTACGGCCCGGGCCTGGACATCCTGGCGCCGGGAGTAGGCATCCTGTCCACGTACTGGAATTCCCCCGAGGACAAGTCCGGCTACGCATACGCCGACGGGACTTCGATGGCGGTGCCCTTCGTTGCGGGAGCGGCGGCCCTGCTGATGTCCGAGGGCCTCAACAACGTCGAGACGGTCGACCGGATGATCAGCACCGCCCGGGGCCCGGGGGTCGCGTGCCACGACGAGGACACTCGGTACCGGGTCCTGGACGTGGCGGCAGCCTTCGGGGTCGCGAGGGAAAATGTCGGCGACGACGACAATAACACCGAGCCCACCACCCCGATCCCCTCGGCCCTCATCCTCCAGGGCGAAGGGAACGGCCCGGTGGTGGTCGACCCGGAAACCGGCGCCCAGGCGCAGGCGCCCACCGAACAGGTCAACGGCCTGCTGCAGTTCACGCCGCTGCGGGCGCTGGCCACGAGCCTTTTGTTTGTGGTGCTCACCTTCATGCTGCTGGCCCGGACATTCGGCGAGCCGGAAGACCCCTAATTGGCTTGCGCACGGCCCGGAGTGCAAAACTAGCCGGACTATTAAAAGGAGATTCAAAATGGCCGGCACCGCAAACCCCAACACCACATTCCGGGTCTCGATGACCACGTTGTTGAACCCCGAGGACTCGGTGGCAGTCGATCAAGCCATTAGGACCCACCTGTCCGAGTCCCGGGAGCTGGTCCACAAGCTGAGGGACTACGCCGACCTGGTGGAGGCGACCCTGGCCGACCTCGAGGGCCACGAGCGCCTGGACAACTTCCTCATTCAGCGCCTGATGAGCGCCTTCAACCACATGGAGCAGCTTTCCTCCGAGGTGTTCAAGAAGCGGGACGACACGGGCACCGCGCTCGCATCCAACATCCAGTAGCGCTCCGGCCTACCCCAAGCCGTGGTAGGGAAAGATCACCCTCTGGACCTCGTCGACGACGTCGTCGATCTCGGCGGCCGTCACGGGTGAGCCGGTGATCTCGGGCTCGGATAACCGGCCGGGCACCTGGTCGCCCGCCTGGCGTTCCGCCTCCTCCAGAAAAACGGCGGGGAGCTCGTCGGGCAGATCGAACTCCGCCATCTCTGCAAAGTAGATCGTCCACGCACGGGGAACTACCTTGGCCCACTGGTAGCCGCCTCCCCCGGTGGCCAGCCACCTGCCTCCCGCAGTGCTGTGGGCCAGCTCGTGAAGCCTCCGTCCGGTTTCGAAGAACGCGCCGGTGGTCAGCAGCAGGTTGGTCAGGGGATCGGTGCAGTGGGTGTCGCAACCCAGCTGGGTGACGAGCACCTCCGGCCGGAACGCCTCGAGGATCGGGGGCACCACCCGGTCGAAGGCCCGCAGCCACAGGTCGTCCGGGGTGTAGGGCGGTAGAGGGACGTTGACCGAATAACCTTCAGCACCCCTCCCGCCGATCTCGTCCACGAAACCGGTTCCCGGAAACAGTGTGGCTCCCGACTGGTGGAGCGAAATCGTCAGCACCTCCGGGTTGTCGTAGAAGATCGCCTGGGGACCGTCGCCGTGGTGGGCGTCGACGTCGACGTAGGCGACCCGGCCGACCCCCTGCTTCTGCAGCCACGCGATGGCAACCGCCGGGTCGTCGTAGACGCAAAATCCGCTGGCCCGGTCCGGCATCGCATGGTGCAGGCCCCCGGAGGGGTTGAAGACGTGGTCCGCCCGGCCCGAATAGAGCGCCTCGGCGGCGACGATCGAAGCCCCGGCAACCCGGGCCGACGCCTCGTGCATGTTGGGGAACACCGGGTTGTCGCCCGGCCCGAAGCCGAACTCCCACCACGGGCCCCGCTTGCCGCGGCCGGCCAGCTTCACGGCCTCGATATACGGAGCACTGTGGACGAGGCGGATCTCCGTGTCGGTGGCGTCCCGGGCGTCCACCGAGCCCACCCCGGGGCTGTCGAGAATCCCGTAATCGGCGATCAGCCGGTAGGTGAGCAGGACCCGAGCCGGCTTGAGAGGGTGGCTGGGACCGAGGTCGTACCACGCTCCCTCGCCGTACTGAACCAGCTCCACCCGATCGCCCACAAGACCTCCCGATCGTCTAAATACTTCAATAAATCTCTAACCCCCGGTAGCGGCTATCAAACACCGACAGCGGCAGATCCGCCACAAAATCGGATTTTCCGCCGAAAACCCGGTTAGGCCGGGACATTTACGGGAAAGATTGGCGCATGAGTTTACTGATGGTTGGTTCATTTCCACTGATGATGACGATTGTGTTGATGATTGCGGTCTGGGCAGAACGTTTCCTGGCCGAAAAGGACGAGCTGGTTCCCATAGAGGAAAACTACGACAAGGGACTCGACCCTCGTACCCCGCAGGCCGGAATTGCAGTACCGGCGGCCCGCGCCGCAATGGTCACCAAGCCCGAGCTCTAAAAGCCGGTTCCACCGACGCCTTTGGGCGTCCGTAACCCGCTAGTTGAGCGACGATCGCAGCGACCTCGCCGCTGCCTTCAACCGCTCGGCAAGCTCCGGATGCGCCTCGGCAACGGCCATTACCTCGGCCGCTCCCTCCCGGACCCGGCCTTGTAGGGCCAGCGCTTCGCCCAGGCCTGCGACCTCCTCCCGGGGAATGATCGGCATCGCCAGCCGCATCCGCAACACCCACTCCAACGACCGCCCGTCGCTCCGTGCCTTGTAGATCGCCTTTAGGTTGTTCAGCATCCTCGCCAGGATCTCCTGCCTGCTCGATACCGGGCGCATCCCCGGGACGAACTTCACCGCGGCCGGCACCCCCGTCACCTGTCTGAACCGGGCCTCGACACCCTCCTCGTCCAGCAGCTCGCCGTTGAAGAAGGGGTCGATGTAGTCTCCGGTCAGCGGTGACCGGACCAGGAAATGGCCCGGCATCCCAATGCCGTCGAGCTTGATCCCGGCCCTGCGCCCCACCTCGATCGTCAGAACGGAAAGGGTGATCGGTATGCTCCGGCGTCTGTCGATGGCGACATCCAGAAACGAGCTTTCCGGCTCGTAGTAGGTGTCCCGCTCGCCATCGAATCCCAGCTCGTTGAACAATCGCCGCCTTAGGGAGTCGAGGTCGTCCACCCCGTAGGCGTAGTCATCCATCCGGCCCAACCACTTCTCCGGCTCCAGGTCGGGGTGGTCGGCGGCGGCAATGGCCAGCGCAGCCCGGCCGAGGTCGATCTCATCGTCGGGCCGGGTGACCAGGCTCCGAAAGCTCTCTACTGCATCCAACTGGCCTTACCTCTCAAGGGTTCCAGCCGGTCGACCAGCTCGGCGGCATCGACAAATATCCGGTCCAGGGCCTGCTCGGAGAGCCGGCCGGTGTTCGTGTTTTGGGGGCTCGGGTGGTACGAGCCGATCAGGTGCAGCCCACCGATCTCAACCTTGACCCCGTGCCCGAATCGGGGCTTCGGATGCGGGATCTCCACGCCATTTTCTCTCAACGCCGGGAGGGTTGCCTCCCAGCCGATCGAACCGAGCGTCACGATCGCCTGCAGACGGGGCAACGCCCTCATCTCCCTCACCAGGTAGGGAAGACAGGTTCTTCTCTCCTCGGGCAGCGGCTTGTTGTCGGGCGGCACGCACCGGACTGCGGCGGCGATGTAGCAGTCCTTCAGCTCCAGGCCGTCGGACCGGTCCACCGAGACCGGCTGGTTGGCGAATCCTGCCCGGTGCAGAGCCCGGACCAGCCAGTCTCCCGAGCGGTCGCCGGTGAAGACCCGGCCGGTCCGGTTGCCGCCGTGCGCCGCCGGCGCCAGCCCGACGATCAGCAGCCGGGCCTCGGGGTCGCCGAACCCCGGCACGGGGCGAGCCCAGTACTCCTGGCCCCGGAACCGGGCCGGCGGGTTGGCGGCGCTCTCCTCCCGCCACGCAACCAGGCGGGGGCATTTGAAACAGTTCGCCACCTCGGCCTGAATCTGCTGCAGGGACTCGCCGGACGGCTCGATCGCATCCATTCTCCGGCCAGATTAAGCCCCGGGGGCCGGGGGCCGCAGTGATTTAATGCTCGCCATGCGGCGGAGGGTTTTATGACCGAGCTGTTCCGATCGTTTTTGAACAACGTCCCCGCGGGCTGGATGCTGCTGATGGTGGTCGGGGGACTAACCGGAGCCGCGGCCGCAGTCGCAGTCGTGCTCGACCGGCTGTTTCCCCAGCTGCACGGCAGAGAGGACGGGGGTGGTTCGTACGGCCTGCGGGAGACCTACGGCGCCTTCTACTTCTTCCTCCTGGCACTGGTGATCGCCAACATCCAGACCACCACAGGTGAGGCGGATGAGAGGGTGATAACCGAGGCATCCGCGGTCGCACGGATGGTCAACGGCGCGGGGATCCTGCCGGGTGAGTACCGGGCAAGGCTGGACGGCGCGGTATCGGACTACCTGCACGCGGTGGTGGAGAAGGAGTTCCCGTCGATGCGGGAGGGAAAGGTGAGCCGGGAGACCTCTGCGGCCCTTGGCGAGCTCTACAGGGTGGTCCAGGAGTTCCGGCCCCAAACCTCGGTGGAGGAGGCTTTCTACTCCGACGCCCTGTCTCACCTCGGGGAGATCACCTCCGCGCGCCGCCACCGGCTGAGCATCGCAGAGGGTTCGGCGGTTCCGGAGCTGCTCAAGGTGTTCATAATCGGGGGCCTGGTGCTGTTCCTGGCGCTGTTCTACCCGGCTTCGATCCCGAGCCTGAGGCGGCGGGCGACGGTCTTTGCGACGTTCGCCCTGATCGGCTCCTTCGCTCTGCTGCTCACCATCCAGCTGGACTACCCGTTCTCGGGGACCGTCTCGGTCAGCTCCCGACCGTTCCAGGAGTTTGCCCTGGCACAGTATTTCTAAGCCCTGAAGCCGATAGCCCGGGTCTCGTTCCGGCGGGCCACCGGCAGACGGGGACGCTCTTCCGGGGTCACGACGTGGCGGAGAACCTGCCCACCGGCGCATCCGGCGGCGGCAAACAGCTCGTCTGCCAGGGCCCGGGTCGCCTCGTCGAACCCGGGCAACGACAGGTAGAGAAGCGCTCCCGGGTTCATCGCCGCGCCGAGGCGCTCCGCCGCGGCCAGGCTGGCGTGCCGGGCCGGCACATGGAACAACAGTGCCGCCACCACGAGGTCCAGCCCGGGGGGCGGTTCGTAGAACGCTACATTTGCTCGCACGGTGCGCAGCTTCAGCCCCCTGGTCCCGGCAGCCCGGGAGGCTTGCCAAAGCGCTTCTGCGGAGAGGTCCACGAGGTCGACATCGAAGCCGAGACCGGCTAGAAAAAGAGCGTGGCGCCCCTGGCCGCCGCCCAGGTCGACAGCCCTGCCGGCGCCCGATCCTGACAAGGCCTGCTCGAGCTGCCGGTCTGGCTGCTCACCGTAGGCCCACTCCCGCGTGCGATGGAGCTCGTCGTAGGAGGATTTCGGGGCCATGCTCGTAGGTTATTGGTTTCGGCCCCGGGGTTCCCATCATTCAGAGGCGCCAGTAATATTTCCGGGCCAACCTACCGGCCGGAATCGTTCCGCCGCCTTGCCAAGGGATCTCTACCGAAGGGTGTCATACCGTGCTCAATCGACTGCCTTTTTCAGCCCTCTCACACCAGCCGGCCCGTATCCGGCGGATTGCAGGCCTCGCGCTGACGCTCGCATTATTGGGAGCGATCGCCGGGCTGCCTCCGGCCTCCGCCCGAACTGCCAGCTTCGAGCCGCCCGTCTACTACACCATCGGTCGGGATGCCGTCGAGATCGAGACCGGAGACTTCAACGGCGACGGCATTGAGGACCTGGCCACCGCCAACTTCACGTTGTCGACAATTTCCGTCCTCATCGGCGCTGGCGGCGGACTCTTCTCGCCCATCTCCACATTCAGCCCCAGCCCGTCGCCGAACTCCCTTCCGCAAGCTCTGGACCTGAACGACCTCAACGGGGACGGGAATCTGGACATCGTCGTCGCCCTCCTCTTCAGCAGCCGCTTTTCCGTCATTTTGGGCAACGGAGATGGAACGTTCCAGGCCCC carries:
- a CDS encoding acetoin utilization protein AcuC, with protein sequence MGDRVELVQYGEGAWYDLGPSHPLKPARVLLTYRLIADYGILDSPGVGSVDARDATDTEIRLVHSAPYIEAVKLAGRGKRGPWWEFGFGPGDNPVFPNMHEASARVAGASIVAAEALYSGRADHVFNPSGGLHHAMPDRASGFCVYDDPAVAIAWLQKQGVGRVAYVDVDAHHGDGPQAIFYDNPEVLTISLHQSGATLFPGTGFVDEIGGRGAEGYSVNVPLPPYTPDDLWLRAFDRVVPPILEAFRPEVLVTQLGCDTHCTDPLTNLLLTTGAFFETGRRLHELAHSTAGGRWLATGGGGYQWAKVVPRAWTIYFAEMAEFDLPDELPAVFLEEAERQAGDQVPGRLSEPEITGSPVTAAEIDDVVDEVQRVIFPYHGLG
- a CDS encoding rhodanese-like domain-containing protein, whose translation is MDPSQRQSILQQARKSVPEVSPQDAAAELDAGTVGIFLDVREAHELRKGYVPGAVRIVLDEIPDAGDPDSKFADETLTAHKDDRIVVYCATGVRSLIGGYYLQKLGYSNVVSMAGGIQGWQQAGNPTER
- a CDS encoding class I SAM-dependent methyltransferase — encoded protein: MAPKSSYDELHRTREWAYGEQPDRQLEQALSGSGAGRAVDLGGGQGRHALFLAGLGFDVDLVDLSAEALWQASRAAGTRGLKLRTVRANVAFYEPPPGLDLVVAALLFHVPARHASLAAAERLGAAMNPGALLYLSLPGFDEATRALADELFAAAGCAGGQVLRHVVTPEERPRLPVARRNETRAIGFRA
- a CDS encoding uracil-DNA glycosylase translates to MDAIEPSGESLQQIQAEVANCFKCPRLVAWREESAANPPARFRGQEYWARPVPGFGDPEARLLIVGLAPAAHGGNRTGRVFTGDRSGDWLVRALHRAGFANQPVSVDRSDGLELKDCYIAAAVRCVPPDNKPLPEERRTCLPYLVREMRALPRLQAIVTLGSIGWEATLPALRENGVEIPHPKPRFGHGVKVEIGGLHLIGSYHPSPQNTNTGRLSEQALDRIFVDAAELVDRLEPLRGKASWMQ
- a CDS encoding DUF4239 domain-containing protein; this translates as MTELFRSFLNNVPAGWMLLMVVGGLTGAAAAVAVVLDRLFPQLHGREDGGGSYGLRETYGAFYFFLLALVIANIQTTTGEADERVITEASAVARMVNGAGILPGEYRARLDGAVSDYLHAVVEKEFPSMREGKVSRETSAALGELYRVVQEFRPQTSVEEAFYSDALSHLGEITSARRHRLSIAEGSAVPELLKVFIIGGLVLFLALFYPASIPSLRRRATVFATFALIGSFALLLTIQLDYPFSGTVSVSSRPFQEFALAQYF
- a CDS encoding YdcF family protein, whose product is MKVLRRIVYLAAPAACLLAVYLVAAGMTPGVEASDVAIVFGSKVEESGDPSARLKARLDTSA
- a CDS encoding S8 family serine peptidase; the protein is MRVRKLVALAAAWVLVAAFPVSARTDDPLYDQIWGMRRIGAEAAWQFSRGEGVVIAVIDTGVDLEHPDLKDQLVTGLSVVGEGQPDDKHGHGSLIAGIAAAKSDNGEGISGVAPDAKVLPVRVFDAAGSATSSSVARAIRFAVDAADRRHAKLVLNLSFVGPSQPQSVVDGDPGSAIFGDEAVKRAIADAAAAGAVVVTAAGNESAPHTAFDPPSHQGIIVVGASDKEDKCTGFTNYGPGLDILAPGVGILSTYWNSPEDKSGYAYADGTSMAVPFVAGAAALLMSEGLNNVETVDRMISTARGPGVACHDEDTRYRVLDVAAAFGVARENVGDDDNNTEPTTPIPSALILQGEGNGPVVVDPETGAQAQAPTEQVNGLLQFTPLRALATSLLFVVLTFMLLARTFGEPEDP
- a CDS encoding transglutaminase-like domain-containing protein, whose amino-acid sequence is MDAVESFRSLVTRPDDEIDLGRAALAIAAADHPDLEPEKWLGRMDDYAYGVDDLDSLRRRLFNELGFDGERDTYYEPESSFLDVAIDRRRSIPITLSVLTIEVGRRAGIKLDGIGMPGHFLVRSPLTGDYIDPFFNGELLDEEGVEARFRQVTGVPAAVKFVPGMRPVSSRQEILARMLNNLKAIYKARSDGRSLEWVLRMRLAMPIIPREEVAGLGEALALQGRVREGAAEVMAVAEAHPELAERLKAAARSLRSSLN